A genome region from Deinococcus humi includes the following:
- a CDS encoding DUF1990 family protein, with protein MTSRSPLRWLALPAVALVAYLLRGPSDPLRPSGPEDGVGPMTRRRYWVEVEAAHRSPEEVATHWRDHLPDHAPKWLAWFRGLDHPIPPVRLGDRLQIQMLLIRRGRVVVEHVDPLGFRVRTLRLHPDAGTSDFRVYPNDQAGRMVLQIESLLRTNSHFDRLAYIFGVHAAQRRNWELTLTSVARYAGGRLVNRGHESLEMPQLAHSYNLPAVPETPVGTTGEAGEHR; from the coding sequence ATGACTTCCCGTTCACCACTTCGCTGGCTGGCCTTGCCTGCGGTGGCCCTGGTCGCCTACCTCCTGCGGGGGCCTTCAGACCCGCTGCGCCCCTCCGGGCCGGAAGATGGGGTCGGTCCCATGACCCGCCGCCGATACTGGGTGGAAGTCGAGGCCGCTCACCGCAGTCCCGAGGAGGTCGCAACCCACTGGCGTGACCACCTGCCGGACCATGCGCCGAAGTGGCTTGCCTGGTTCCGGGGTTTGGATCACCCGATCCCTCCAGTGCGCCTTGGCGACCGCCTTCAGATCCAGATGCTGCTGATCCGCCGTGGGCGAGTCGTCGTCGAGCACGTCGACCCCCTGGGCTTCCGCGTTCGAACGCTCCGCCTGCACCCGGACGCGGGCACCTCCGACTTCCGGGTTTATCCGAACGACCAGGCGGGTAGGATGGTGTTGCAGATCGAATCACTGCTCAGAACCAATTCGCACTTTGACCGACTGGCCTACATCTTCGGTGTTCATGCAGCGCAGCGCCGCAACTGGGAACTCACGCTCACCAGCGTGGCGAGGTATGCCGGCGGACGCCTTGTCAACCGGGGGCACGAGTCCCTGGAAATGCCTCAGTTGGCACACTCATACAACCTTCCTGCAGTGCCCGAGACTCCGGTTGGGACTACGGGCGAAGCCGGCGAGCATCGCTGA